A genomic segment from Legionella quinlivanii encodes:
- a CDS encoding recombinase family protein: MIYGYVRVSTQDQSVESQKNSISRYCIEQKLMVDEWIELEMSSRKSTAMRRIDELLDKLSLDDVVIASELSRLGRSIKETLNTIETITQDKQARLILIKQNLDLNPTAKNNMANKVLITIFSMLAELERDFISERTKEGLRARVAKGIKLGKPKGVIQASMYDKDKEKILHLYQLGVPIRKIIATHLGYGKYLSLKAFINKSKRGV, translated from the coding sequence ATGATTTATGGATATGTTCGGGTGAGTACTCAGGATCAGAGTGTCGAAAGTCAGAAAAACAGTATCAGCCGTTATTGCATTGAACAAAAGCTCATGGTTGACGAATGGATTGAATTGGAAATGTCCTCGCGCAAGTCAACTGCTATGCGCCGAATCGATGAATTGCTGGATAAATTATCACTCGATGATGTGGTTATTGCTTCTGAATTATCAAGGCTTGGCCGTTCAATTAAAGAAACTCTAAATACCATAGAAACGATCACTCAAGACAAACAAGCAAGATTAATCCTGATCAAGCAAAATCTGGATTTAAATCCCACTGCTAAAAACAATATGGCTAATAAGGTACTTATTACTATCTTTTCAATGCTTGCGGAGCTAGAAAGAGATTTCATTTCAGAGCGTACAAAAGAAGGGTTACGCGCTCGAGTTGCAAAAGGTATCAAGCTGGGTAAACCAAAAGGAGTAATACAAGCCTCCATGTATGACAAAGATAAAGAAAAAATCTTACACCTTTATCAATTAGGTGTTCCCATTCGTAAAATTATTGCAACCCATTTGGGTTATGGTAAGTATTTGTCGCTAAAAGCGTTTATTAATAAATCGAAGCGAGGAGTTTAA